The Polyangium aurulentum genomic interval CGTCGTGGTCGCGCGAGCCCGGAGCGATGGAGAACGGGTCTTGTCCCGAGGCCAGAACGGCCGGCCAATCCACGCCGGAAAGCCAGGATGCGACGTCGAATCGCACCTCGACCCGCGCGGTATCCGCGTCGACCTTGCCCTCCACCTTCGTCGTCGGGACCGCGCGCTCCCCTTGGAAGGGAGCGACGACATCCACATCCGCCACGAACCGGACGGACAGAGCTCCCTGGGATGCGATCCCTTCGACGTGCGCCGAATGCCCGCCGGGCGCCTCGGGCGCGGGCGCTGGCTGCTTCTCGGTCAGATACCAGTGGATCCCGTAGTCGTACGAGGCGCTCTGGATGTCCCCCGTGAAGCCGTGAAATTCACCGATCGGCTGCGCCTCGTTCGCCAGCCCGTCGACGCGCGTGACGCCGCGGATTTCGCCCAGCGCGGTATCGCAAAGGTTCGCAGAGCCTGATTCGCTCGCGCAAAAGTACACGGGTCCGAACGCCAAGCTCGCCTCGTCGAGCGTCACCGTGACGCCGTCCACCACCAATTCCTTCGTCCCGTCTGGCACGGCGAGGGCGGGGAACGTCATCTCCGGCTGCCCGGTGCCCGAGCAGCCCACGAGGCCAAAAAGGAGGGCGAGGAGCCAAGGTCGTGCGCCGCGCATGCGGAAACCTCAGAGGAAGAAGGTCAGGTTGCCGAGGATCGACAGCGGCGGGCCCGCCGAGATGTGCCTCGCAGGCAGCAGCGACGGCGCCTCGGAGGTGTTCCACTGCGACACGAACGAGTACTCGGTGTCGGCGTACCGAGACGACAGGAGGTTCGTCGCGTCCAAACCTATCTCGACGAAATCACGTCGGATTCCGAGCGATGCGTCGACCACGAAGACCGCCTGAGCCTGCTGGCCGTAGGGGAGCGGGCGCGGCGAGAGGAACGTGGCGCCGAAGCCCGCGCGCCCGACGAGCGGCTTGCCCCAGAGCGAGGCGATCTGCCGCTTGTAGCTCGCGTCCGCACGCACCACGACCGGCGGGACGAACGGGAGCGACTGGCCCTCGGCATAGGGCGGGCGCGGGTTGTCCGGGGTCGCAGGGGGCGGCGCGTCGAGCGTCGCACGGACGAGCGTGGCGCTGAGCCCCGTCGTGAGCCCCGCGATCGGGCCGGCCGAGAGGTTCGCCACGAGGCCCGTGCGGGTCGTGGGTCCGATACGCTCGAGCCGGCCCTCTTCGGCGTCGAAGGCGAGGTCGTACGACAGGCGCGTCTGGTAGGCGGCGAGCGAGGCGGTGATGCGCGCGGGAGCGTATGTCCAGCGCGCGCCGACCTCGTAGCTGTGGACCTTGGCGAACGGCGCTTGCTCGCCCTCCTCGAGCTGCCGCGCCTGCGGGGATCGGTAGCCCTGGCCGTAGGAGGCGAACAGGCGCAGGACGGGCAGAGGGTCGACCTCGAGGCTCACGCGCGGGCCCCAGGCGACGCCTGCCGCAGTGCGCCGAAAGCCCGGATAATGCGTCGGCTCGCGGCCCGGCTCGGGGAGGTTTCCGAGGCGGTCGTCGATGTCGTACGCCAGGAAGTCGGCGCGCAGGCCGCCGCGCAGGCGCGCCCAGCGTGAGATCACGAGGAGGCCGTCGACATAGGCGCCGGCGCGCAGGGAGCGGACGGTGGCGTCGACCCGTTTGTCCCAGGTCTCGTTCTGGGGGGCCTCGAGCAGGTTCTGGGCCTGCTCGATCGCGTGGGCCTCGACGTCGCCGCCGAGCGCGAGCTGGGCCTTGAGCCAGGGCAGGATCTCGTAACGACGGGTGCGATAGGAGGCGCGCGCGCCCGTGCCGATGTCGTCGTTCGATTGCTCGATGAGGTCGCCGCGGCCGACCCATTGAGGGCGGGTGCGCGCGCGCTGTGTATATCCGGTGAAATTGAGGCGGCTACGGTAGGTCGCGTAGGCGCCCCAGACGCCGATCGAGGACTCGGACCCGTCGTCGCCCGCGCGCTGGAGCGTGAAGGCCACCTGGCTGCGGGTGGCGCCGGCGGACTGCGAGCGCGCGGTCGGGTCGGGGTAGGCGCCGTAGAAATCGACGCGGCCGGCGTCGATGTCGTCGCGCCGGAGCACGCCCGCCACGTTGGAGCGCGCGCCGTAGGCCGAGGCGTGGACGAGGGCCGACAGATCGC includes:
- a CDS encoding TonB-dependent receptor domain-containing protein — protein: MRFVISRWATSIGVLAALLAAFPAFAQPGPARPDAGNVTLPSVVEHVDAVYPPGKLQQGVDTNVEVLVTVERDGTVGDAEVTTSGGDEFDAAALAAVRRWRFTPATRDGKPIRARIRVPFHFAPDPHPPVAPGEPEADPHAHTHGDAKDQPHPAPVEKPRPPADKPRPGEAAPEELPSGLALPHAVAEPGKPIEIHVQGRPNPPRRGVSDFRIDRAIIESAPRPTAADILKSVPGLHVMRPEGEAVAQRVYLRGFDADHGQDIQFSLGGTIPLNQPSHIHGQGYADLNVIIPETVRSVRVLEGVYDPHQGDFSVAGSVDFDLGVEERGARATASYGSFDTKRLVAVWAPPGQSEETFGAAVVRTTDGFGEGVRGAVSGGAVGQYRFELPGDLSALVHASAYGARSNVAGVLRRDDIDAGRVDFYGAYPDPTARSQSAGATRSQVAFTLQRAGDDGSESSIGVWGAYATYRSRLNFTGYTQRARTRPQWVGRGDLIEQSNDDIGTGARASYRTRRYEILPWLKAQLALGGDVEAHAIEQAQNLLEAPQNETWDKRVDATVRSLRAGAYVDGLLVISRWARLRGGLRADFLAYDIDDRLGNLPEPGREPTHYPGFRRTAAGVAWGPRVSLEVDPLPVLRLFASYGQGYRSPQARQLEEGEQAPFAKVHSYEVGARWTYAPARITASLAAYQTRLSYDLAFDAEEGRLERIGPTTRTGLVANLSAGPIAGLTTGLSATLVRATLDAPPPATPDNPRPPYAEGQSLPFVPPVVVRADASYKRQIASLWGKPLVGRAGFGATFLSPRPLPYGQQAQAVFVVDASLGIRRDFVEIGLDATNLLSSRYADTEYSFVSQWNTSEAPSLLPARHISAGPPLSILGNLTFFL